The Micromonospora sp. NBC_01740 genome includes a window with the following:
- a CDS encoding lysophospholipid acyltransferase family protein translates to MEDRPGDHWDRKVAKGLAFLRRRLSGDYEVDEFGFDPEITDAVFHPLLRMLYRDWFRTEVTGLEHVPTEGAGLVVGNHSGTVALDALILSAALHDQHPARRYLRLLGADLVFRMPVVSELARKTGGTVACNPDAERLLGNGELVGVFPEGFKGIGKLYSERYKLQRFGRGGFVSAALRTGTPIVPVAIVGGEETYPMLADIKPLARLLKLPYFPVTPTFPLLGPLGVVPLPSKWLIEFCPPIPTAHLTDSADDPLVVFNLADQVRETIQQTLHQLLERRPDPFGP, encoded by the coding sequence GTGGAGGACCGGCCCGGCGACCACTGGGACCGCAAGGTCGCCAAGGGCCTGGCGTTCCTGCGTCGTCGGCTCTCCGGCGACTACGAGGTCGACGAGTTCGGCTTCGATCCCGAGATCACCGACGCGGTCTTCCACCCGCTGCTGCGGATGCTCTACCGCGACTGGTTCCGCACCGAGGTCACCGGCCTGGAGCACGTGCCCACCGAGGGCGCCGGCCTGGTGGTCGGCAACCACTCGGGCACCGTGGCGCTGGACGCGCTGATCCTCTCGGCCGCGCTGCACGACCAGCACCCGGCCCGCCGCTACCTGCGGCTGCTCGGCGCCGACCTGGTCTTCCGGATGCCGGTGGTCTCCGAGCTGGCCCGCAAGACCGGCGGTACGGTCGCCTGCAACCCGGACGCCGAGCGGCTGCTCGGCAACGGCGAGCTGGTCGGCGTCTTCCCCGAGGGCTTCAAGGGCATCGGCAAGCTCTACTCCGAGCGCTACAAGCTGCAACGCTTCGGCCGGGGCGGGTTCGTCTCGGCGGCGCTGCGCACGGGCACCCCGATCGTGCCGGTCGCCATCGTCGGCGGCGAGGAGACCTATCCGATGCTCGCCGACATCAAGCCCCTGGCGCGGCTGCTCAAGCTGCCCTACTTCCCGGTCACGCCCACGTTCCCCCTGCTGGGGCCGCTCGGCGTGGTGCCGCTGCCGAGCAAGTGGCTGATCGAGTTCTGCCCGCCGATCCCCACTGCGCACCTGACCGACTCCGCCGATGATCCGCTGGTCGTGTTCAACCTCGCGGACCAGGTGCGGGAGACCATCCAGCAGACCCTGCACCAGTTGCTGGAGCGTCGCCCGGACCCGTTCGGCCCCTGA
- a CDS encoding helix-turn-helix domain-containing protein: protein MAGSQSDGRLSEVKFLTVAEVATVMRVSKMTVYRLVHSGELTAVRVGRSFRVPEHAVHEYLRGAFQETA, encoded by the coding sequence ATGGCCGGGTCGCAGTCCGACGGACGGCTGTCGGAGGTCAAGTTCCTCACCGTCGCCGAGGTGGCGACGGTGATGCGGGTGTCGAAGATGACGGTCTACCGCCTGGTGCACAGCGGTGAGCTCACCGCTGTCCGGGTCGGCCGGTCGTTCCGGGTGCCCGAACACGCGGTGCACGAATACCTGCGGGGCGCCTTTCAGGAAACCGCCTGA
- a CDS encoding DUF5667 domain-containing protein → MDSNLFSRRRAERFAQLLDEANGGRRHHVRSRADDQLATLVAVGQRLPAAPPAVEVDPEFRTGLRAMLLATAEREGIGAPAAVTTEPSSRRSAADAGRNRLLPAVTARRARARGAILVGVAAGAVALSGISAASENAVPGDALYGMKRSTERAQLALASSDVSRGQLFLDFARTRLAEAAALRGNEDGFSAVLDDMDADTRQGVRLLTTAATQRSDPAALDAVNSFLTGQRRAVGGLLDDASRAERDRTRRSLALLDAARKRSDALRAAIACGGPAPVGSDALGPAPATCPGDR, encoded by the coding sequence GTGGACAGCAACCTCTTCTCCCGTCGGCGCGCGGAGCGCTTCGCGCAGCTTCTCGACGAGGCCAACGGGGGCCGGCGACACCACGTCCGTTCCCGGGCCGACGACCAGTTGGCCACGCTCGTCGCGGTGGGTCAGCGGCTGCCCGCCGCCCCGCCCGCCGTGGAGGTGGACCCGGAGTTCCGCACCGGGCTGCGGGCCATGCTCCTGGCCACCGCCGAACGCGAGGGCATCGGTGCCCCGGCCGCCGTCACCACCGAGCCGTCGTCCCGGCGCTCCGCCGCCGACGCCGGCCGCAACCGGCTGCTGCCGGCGGTGACCGCCCGCCGGGCCCGCGCCCGGGGCGCCATCCTGGTCGGCGTCGCGGCCGGCGCCGTCGCCCTCTCGGGCATCTCGGCCGCCAGCGAGAACGCCGTCCCCGGCGACGCGCTGTACGGCATGAAGCGCTCCACCGAACGCGCCCAGCTCGCGCTGGCCAGTTCCGACGTCAGCCGGGGCCAACTGTTCCTGGACTTCGCCCGTACCCGGCTCGCCGAGGCGGCCGCGCTGCGCGGCAACGAGGACGGCTTCAGCGCGGTGCTGGACGACATGGACGCCGACACCCGCCAGGGCGTACGCCTGCTGACCACCGCCGCGACGCAGCGCTCGGACCCGGCGGCGCTGGACGCGGTCAACTCCTTCCTCACCGGCCAGCGCCGGGCGGTCGGCGGGCTCCTCGACGACGCCAGCCGGGCCGAACGCGACCGGACCCGCCGCTCGCTCGCCCTGCTCGACGCGGCCCGCAAGCGCTCCGACGCGCTGCGCGCGGCCATCGCCTGCGGCGGGCCCGCACCCGTCGGCAGCGACGCCCTCGGCCCGGCTCCCGCCACCTGCCCCGGCGACCGCTGA
- a CDS encoding HAD family hydrolase, with translation MVRSRKVTVSTDAHGHTAGWAETDFAPLAPPEPDPTAAAFFDVDNTMMRGASIYWFARGLAARDYFTTADLARFAWQQLRFRLLATEHAGDMSQAKEAALAFVEGWRVDDVERLAEEIFDELMAPRIWAGTRQLAQRHLDAGERVWLVSAAPVEIGRVIAARLGLTGAVGTVAEIVDGAYTGRLVGDLMHGPAKAEAVTQLAAVEGLDLRRCTAYSDSCNDLPMLSMVGRGVAVNPDAALFKEARQRGWDVRDFRTGRRAVKIAVPSTAAAGLVAGAVGAGLALHRRRRDG, from the coding sequence GTGGTCCGCAGCCGCAAGGTGACCGTCAGCACCGACGCCCACGGTCACACCGCCGGCTGGGCGGAGACCGACTTCGCGCCCCTCGCGCCCCCGGAACCCGATCCGACCGCGGCGGCCTTCTTCGACGTCGACAACACGATGATGCGGGGCGCGTCGATCTACTGGTTCGCCCGGGGCCTCGCCGCGCGCGACTACTTCACCACCGCGGACCTGGCCCGGTTCGCCTGGCAGCAGCTGCGGTTCCGGCTGCTCGCCACCGAGCACGCCGGCGACATGTCGCAGGCCAAGGAGGCCGCCCTCGCCTTCGTCGAGGGCTGGCGGGTGGACGACGTGGAGCGCCTCGCGGAGGAGATCTTCGACGAGCTGATGGCGCCCCGGATCTGGGCCGGCACCCGCCAGCTCGCCCAGCGCCACCTGGACGCCGGCGAGCGGGTCTGGCTGGTCAGCGCCGCGCCCGTGGAGATCGGCCGGGTGATCGCCGCGCGGCTGGGTCTGACCGGCGCGGTCGGCACGGTCGCCGAGATCGTCGACGGCGCGTACACCGGCCGGCTGGTCGGCGACCTGATGCACGGCCCGGCCAAGGCGGAGGCCGTCACCCAGCTCGCCGCGGTCGAAGGGCTGGACCTGCGCCGCTGCACCGCCTACAGCGACTCGTGCAACGACCTGCCGATGCTCTCCATGGTGGGCCGGGGCGTGGCGGTGAACCCGGACGCGGCCCTGTTCAAGGAGGCCCGGCAGCGCGGCTGGGACGTCCGCGACTTCCGCACCGGCCGCCGCGCCGTCAAGATCGCCGTACCGTCCACCGCCGCGGCCGGCCTGGTCGCCGGGGCGGTCGGCGCCGGGTTGGCGCTGCACCGGCGCCGCCGCGACGGCTGA
- a CDS encoding NAD-dependent epimerase/dehydratase family protein, which translates to MTPGGTTGAPGVVVVTGVSRYLGAHVAARLAADPRIERVIGVDQPEPGAEFSDLLDRVERVRVDAGSLGGLLADLDVDAVVHLALVTSPDPQHGGRSAMKEQNVIGTMQLLAACQRAPRLRKLVVRSSTAAYGASFRDPAVFTEETEPREVPRGGFGRDILDIEGYVRGFRRRRPDVTATVLRFAPFIGSTADTTLTRYFSRPVVPTVFGRDPRLQFLHFDDALEVLHRSIVEDHPGTYNVAGPGVLSLSQAIRRAGRVAVPVLEPGLSSAAAIARNLGFGRYGLDQVDLFVHGRVVDTSRLEREYGFTPRSTAAAFDDFIRAHYGGVVVNRDQLAVAEQLVLDGIRQVRAAVREGS; encoded by the coding sequence ATGACCCCCGGTGGCACCACAGGTGCCCCGGGGGTCGTCGTCGTCACCGGGGTCAGCCGATACCTCGGCGCGCACGTCGCGGCCCGGCTCGCGGCCGACCCCCGCATCGAGCGGGTCATCGGCGTGGACCAGCCCGAGCCCGGCGCCGAGTTCTCCGACCTGCTCGACCGGGTCGAGCGCGTCCGCGTCGACGCCGGCTCGCTCGGCGGCCTCCTCGCCGACCTCGACGTCGACGCGGTGGTCCACCTGGCCCTGGTCACTTCGCCGGATCCGCAGCACGGCGGTCGCTCGGCGATGAAGGAACAGAACGTCATCGGCACGATGCAGCTCCTCGCCGCCTGCCAGCGCGCGCCCCGGCTGCGCAAGCTCGTGGTCCGCTCCTCGACGGCCGCCTACGGGGCGTCGTTCCGCGACCCGGCCGTCTTCACCGAGGAGACCGAGCCGCGCGAGGTGCCGCGCGGCGGGTTCGGCCGCGACATCCTGGACATCGAGGGGTACGTCCGCGGCTTCCGCCGCCGCCGGCCCGACGTCACCGCGACCGTGCTGCGCTTCGCGCCGTTCATCGGCTCGACCGCCGACACCACCCTCACCCGCTACTTCTCCCGGCCGGTGGTGCCCACCGTGTTCGGGCGGGACCCCCGGTTGCAGTTCCTGCACTTCGACGACGCGCTGGAGGTGCTGCACCGGTCGATCGTCGAGGACCATCCGGGGACGTACAACGTGGCCGGACCGGGCGTGCTCTCCCTGTCGCAGGCGATCCGGCGGGCCGGTCGGGTGGCCGTGCCGGTGCTGGAGCCCGGCCTCTCCAGCGCCGCCGCGATCGCCCGCAACCTCGGCTTCGGCCGCTACGGCCTGGACCAGGTCGACCTCTTCGTGCACGGCCGGGTCGTCGACACCAGCCGGCTGGAGCGGGAGTACGGCTTCACGCCCCGTTCCACCGCCGCCGCCTTCGACGACTTCATCCGCGCCCACTACGGCGGTGTCGTCGTGAACCGGGACCAGTTGGCCGTCGCGGAGCAGCTCGTGCTGGACGGGATCCGGCAGGTCCGGGCGGCCGTACGGGAGGGCTCGTGA
- a CDS encoding 30S ribosomal protein bS22, translating to MGSVVKKRRKRMAKKKHRKLLRKTRVQRRRLGK from the coding sequence ATGGGCTCGGTGGTCAAGAAGCGCCGCAAGCGCATGGCTAAGAAGAAGCACCGCAAGCTGCTGCGCAAGACCCGCGTCCAGCGTCGCCGTCTCGGCAAGTGA